AACAACAAAAATAGTGAAATAATAAATAGAGAAGCCGATTCAGAAAGCATGATATACAGTACAAGTAGATTTAGAGATGACCTTGGTTTTGTTGAGAATATGGAGCAGTGATTGTGAAGGCAGTGGTTCACCAATCACCAGTGATGGGTGTTGAGCATGTAAGTTTCCTCTTCCAAACTCTCTGAGCTGCGTGTAAGACTTGTTAATTGACTTTGGTGCATGCTCATTGATTGCTGCTTCATTAGTCTcagttataaattattattattattattattatattacatACTTTTTGTTTGTATAGATTCTTATCTAGATATAAGTCTTATCAATTTATGTTTAGGAACTTCAAAATTGCTAATGAACCTGTACACTTGTTTCTCATATTGATTTATATATAATCGTATTTTGCTTTTCatccatatttatttattttttattgctaTTACTATGTTGGTGATTTTTCATGTACatttatatctttattttttaattaagtaacGTAAATTTATCCACGTCAAATTACTTATTTTTATCCAATTATATTTGGAAAACAGTGTTATATATTTCTTTCTCAAATTCCGTCGCTATACTCTTTCGTACAGCAAAGTTGCAGTCGCTGTTGCAATGAAAATATCTGAACTCTTTTTACTCAATTATTGAACTTTTTTGGCTGAATTATAGAGCACTATTGAACTAAACTACTTTATTGACTCAATTATTGAAAATGTACGGGAGAAAAAAGTAAGTTTAGGCATTATTAGAAGGGCTTCTCTGAGCTGGATCGGAGTAAGAGACTACAGCATCAAGGTGTGTGAAGATTTGTTTCTGCATTTAATCTTCAGGTACTTCACTCTCCTTCTATTGCATTTATCAGATTATGTTATGagcatttatatataaattttgtaaattagtatcattttatttattttagacttGTTTTACATACATTACTGCCAACACAGAAATTGGCCAGTATATATCTActtttagcttaattatatttagACTAGTTTTACATTCTCCTGGAGCCTTTACGACCCACACATGGTGATGATGCTTTGACAACTGCATAGGTGTATGAAATTGAAATAATGATGATATTGAAATCTTTGGGGTTTTGTGGTTGGAAGACAAATGAAAGTTCATCATCAAAGAGGGAGTATAAAACAGTAATAGAAGAGCTATGCCATCAATTTTGCATGGAAGATATTAGAAAAGCAACCAACAACTTGGACAAGAAACTTCTCCTTGTAGAAGCCACCAATAATTTTTGGTTGTACAAAGGTTGTGTCGAGTATAACGGTACAAGTGATTATACAATTGCAATAAAACGCGGGAACCCtactaaaaagaaaaatgaggagGATAGCACCCGttcctatatggtgaaggaaatTGAGGTGCTATGTCAGCTTCGTCACCCAAATATAATCTCACTTATAGGCTTCTGCGACAATGAAAATGAAATCATTGCTGTGTACGAATACATGGCCAATGGATCACTTGATGATTACTTGACAAATAGGAATAACCAACCACTTTCATGGAAGAAAAGACTAGAGATCTGCATCGGAGTAGCACGTGCTCTACACTATCTTCACTCAGGAGTCAAGCGCGTTATCATTCATCGTCTTATAAATTCAAGTTATATTCTTTTGGAGTTTTGGATAACAATATGATGCCCAAACTTGCATATTTTGGACATTCCTTGCAAGGACCACTCTCTACCTCCAAGCCAAAACCAATTATAGATGTTCTTCAGGgtaatttaatttatcttttttatattattattattattattattattattattattattattagtagtagtagtagtagtagtagtagtagtagtagtagtagtagttatTATGATAAAGTATCAAATTTTTATTCCAAATGTTTTGAAGtaagtattaatataatttttaatatttttttttcattttttccctaAGAAACTATTTTAAAAGCAACTAAATATTGTCGCCACTGTTAATTCGGTAAAAAATAACTAATAGTCTAATAGAACatataatacaaattaaaataacttagtcttatataatataaaaacataaatGAGCGGTGGTGAGTgaacaaaaaaaacataatatcctcaatttttttgtaatttttttttaaattcatcagCACAAGTCATATGAAGGATAaggttaaataattttaaaatatttataacacaaataatcaaatagaacaaaaaaaattgaaaagtaatattaatacttatttcAAAACGATTGACCTAATATTTTGCACTTGTGATTactcttattaattattataaggtGATATTAAAGTAGATTAATATTATAtaaccaataaaatttattatttttattaatattatttaactaatattgtaaattttaattattaaattctaattataaattttaatgatataaaaataaagtattcaTTAAATGTTGATTAATATTGGTAAAATGTGTTGTTTTTATATcttatatcaaaatataaaaatattatttatacattaaaattagctattaaaatcagtcattaatatatttgtacataaatatatgtgtaatttaatctattttcaatatttatttgtattctaacatatattttatattagtagctgattttagtatacatgtAGCATGattaatctaaataattaaactaagaatGGTTTCTTCACTTACAGGTACAATTGGATACGTCTCCCCTGAAATTTTTTCTTGTGGCATCTACACTGATAAATGTGATGTTTACTCTTTTGGTAACGTTCTACTAGATGTGATATTCGGCAGAAAGGACAAGGATTTGTTGGTCAAGAAGGTCAATATGTTTGCAAGCCTACACTTCGGAAAGAGCACGATTGAATTTCGGGAACATCTTCCCCTTAGAGGCTTCTGGCTCTGGGTAAGGGAGCTCTTATGTAACAGGATCCCTATGGAAGAGCTTGTTGATTCAGATCTTAACGGAAAGATTTCACCCGAGTGTTGGGATGCAGTAACGAGTATTGCTCAAAGATGCATAGAATATGAAGCAGATGAGCGACCAACAATGGGTGAAGTAGAGTTGTTGCTTGAGCGTGCTTTCTCATTGCAGCAACAAGCTGATGATATTACAAACACCAATGCTGCTCATTACACCTTATCCTCCACCACCTATATTCATGGGCGACCATCAATTTGTATTGATGCCAATAACACAGAGGACATACTAAGCCATCAATTTTCCCGAGCTGATCTTGCACTAATGACCGGAAATTTCAATGAGACAAAAATAATTGGAAAAGGTAGTTTTGGGGAATTGTACCAAGGTCGTGTCAGACTTAAAGGTCTAACAGATAATTATTACTATCTTATCGCAATCAAGAAGATGCATTGGCCATCAATTTGTTATTCTGAGATGCAATTCAAGTTCAGGGAAGAAATTGAGAAAATCTGTGTGCTTCGCCATCCAAATTTGGTGTCTCTTTTAGGATTCTgcaatgatgatggtgatgctgTTGCTGCGGCTGctgctgatgatgatgattataatGATGATGATGCCAAGATACTTGTGTCCGAGTTCATACAGAATGGAAGTCTACTTTATAACCTGCATGAGAGTCATCGGAATAAGAAAGCTCTGACATGGAAGAAACGACTGCAAATATGCATTGGAGTAACACAAGGACTACACTACCTTCACACAGCATCCATTTTTCACCGTAACATTAAACTTACAAACATCCTTTTGGATCGCGCTATGGTGCCTAAACTCTCTGATTTTGGGTTTCCCTGGTCAAACCCAATACATGCAGGtaatttttctttgcattttacaTTTGGCGCCTAAACGTATTGCGTGATTATGGTTAATGCATTATTTAGGTTCTACTTGTAAGAGAAACCAAATAATTCTCACCAATTCAAGGACTTACACAGGGTGTTATGCTGCTCCTGAATGGTCTGAAGGCCATGACTTCACAGATAAGTGTGATGTTTACTCTTTTGGTATAGTTCTCCTACAAGTGGTATTCACGAGCAAGCTACCGCTTATTGAGGGGGAAAGTGATCCCATTCTCAAGGGTAAGATTGCACCGCAGTGCTGGGAAGTTTTCTTAGACATCACACGACGGTGTTTGAAATTTGGACCAAATGAGCGACCAACCATCAATGAAGTTATGACTCAACTTGAGCATGCTCTGGCACTACAAGAGGAAGCAGATGCCAACACTAGTGATGAATACAACTTATTATCAATGACCTTTGATGATGATGCCTTATTAGGAAGACGCTTATGCTAGCatcattttttggatattgtatTTTGTTGGTTCATGTATTTAGTGTTTTTATTCAAGATTCTTATATAAACTTGTTGAATAATGAAAAAAGGCATGAATACTAGCTCACATATGACCTGTTATCTTTGTTTTGAAAATAAGTAGCTGGTATGCTTGTTGAAAAAGATGTCAAACATTGAACAAACATGAGAAGTGAGATATAAGTAGGAAAGATAAAAAAATCTGGTGACCACAAAGCATATCAGTGTTCTGAGTTTCTATATAATATTATAGCATCAAAGTAGAAAGGTTTGAATAGTTGCTTCTGCATTCATCTCCACTGTCACAGGTACTTCACTTttcctcaataataataatattattattattattattattattattattattgttattattattattcttattattatttagacTT
The sequence above is drawn from the Arachis hypogaea cultivar Tifrunner chromosome 4, arahy.Tifrunner.gnm2.J5K5, whole genome shotgun sequence genome and encodes:
- the LOC112797901 gene encoding LOW QUALITY PROTEIN: probable serine/threonine-protein kinase PBL11 (The sequence of the model RefSeq protein was modified relative to this genomic sequence to represent the inferred CDS: deleted 2 bases in 1 codon); translation: MMILKSLGFCGWKTNESSSSKREYKTVIEELCHQFCMEDIRKATNNLDKKLLLVEATNNFWLYKGCVEYNGTSDYTIAIKRGNPTKKKNEEDSTRSYMVKEIEVLCQLRHPNIISLIGFCDNENEIIAVYEYMANGSLDDYLTNRNNQPLSWKKRLEICIGVARALHYLHSGVKRVIIHRLINSSYILGVLDNNMMPKLAYFGHSLQGPLSTSKPKPIIDVLQGTIGYVSPEIFSCGIYTDKCDVYSFGNVLLDVIFGRKDKDLLVKKVNMFASLHFGKSTIEFREHLPLRGFWLWVRELLCNRIPMEELVDSDLNGKISPECWDAVTSIAQRCIEYEADERPTMGEVELLLERAFSLQQQADDITNTNAAHYTLSSTTYIHGRPSICIDANNTEDILSHQFSRADLALMTGNFNETKIIGKGSFGELYQGRVRLKGLTDNYYYLIAIKKMHWPSICYSEMQFKFREEIEKICVLRHPNLVSLLGFCNDDGDAVAAAAADDDDYNDDDAKILVSEFIQNGSLLYNLHESHRNKKALTWKKRLQICIGVTQGLHYLHTASIFHRNIKLTNILLDRAMVPKLSDFGFPWSNPIHAGLTQGVMLLLNGLKAMTSQISVMFTLLV